cgtaataaaataacaagtttAGTACCTATGCTGACGGTATACCCCTATCCAAATATTCAACAACATCTggtttcagtaaatattttatacgtaAAGTTCATTTACAAAGTTCTCTTTTCAATTAAAATGGTATGTTGTAGGTGAAACGTGAAGCAAACGAAAGTAGCTTAATAATGGAAAGGCAAGCTGAACGAGGTAccgtcaccagcattaatatctgccacagcggagcgtgcaaaaatatttgacacgtccttccggccttagaaatagagtcgtatcagatatttatgcacgcttgttgtgtcagatattggtgctggtgactgtacgaacaTGACTTGTTTCAGCCTAAAATAATCATAAACTGCTAAATTAcctttatgaaaaatattacaaacattAAAACGACTTACATAAAATTTTATAGGGTGCTGTATTTTTATAGTATCGACATAAGCACGCGTTTGATTTCAATCGTCTAAAATGTCTTCAAGTGATACTTTTATCGGTTTCTTTCTCATAAAAGAGCAGCCGAGTGTGGTTTTGCCATCACAAAGCGGTACTTTGGCGGGGTCGCATACTTTGACGGGCTTAGTGCACACGTCGCATTCAATTGACACGTCGCGTGGGCACCGCTGCAGGAAGTTTGGCGTGCCCAGGACAGAGTGCTCCTGATCTTGCATGCCGTTGCGCTTGAATGCGGAGACGGGTAGCTGGCGCACCTGCAACCACACACCCGTTTAATCTCGCTCCGCTAATCTCAAACAATATTTTCATTCGACGTCTTTCACAAATAACTCAATTTGTCGTTAGCGCCAGGAGAAAAATATCCAATTCATTACACTAAGTTCCATCACCCTTTGCGCAGTTAAATATGTAAAGCTTCCATTCGCATCTATTCTAATTCAGAACTACTACACAGTATACAGTCACTATTGTCTGTCTTCATGATCCCTCTTTATTACATACGTTATCATTAATGCACCAACAGTTATCGCTTCTTAAAGACGACCTTGACAGGCAATTTCTTCATTGGTTTTATAGGTATAGCTCTCGGGTAGTCACCGCACCACGCGTCGTGCCAGCATTTACGAATAAATGCTACGCCGCCGCTTTTGAAATCTTGATCCTGGAGTCCATTTCTTTTAAGCGCTGATGATGGCAAGGGCCAAACCTGCCAAACGTAGTCTTGGGTGGTcattcacgttttttttttgcaattttgccAAAGTGCATATTTTCTAGGCGCATGGATCATTTTTTGACTTTTTTCTTTTAGTGATAGGTAACATTTCTTGAGTTACTCTAGAGTATATTTTGCGAAGTGGGTCAACTGCAGTATATACATAACTTCCTTCTGGGCCTTCGCCCGCGCACAGGTATCGAATAGCTCCTCTATACCCGTGGATCTGGTCTTGGATCCCGTTACGCTGGTACGCGGACTTCGGAAGCCTACCAAGGCGTGTTGGAACATACCGTTCCTGAAACCAACCACAAAACAAATGACTAGTTATATACATGGTAGTTGGTTTCAGTTTACGGTTGAATTAACGAAACTGACTACAACTACGAATAATTAAAAAGATTGATGTTACTTACAATACGACCGTCTTCGTATCGATAGCAGGGTATTACGTATTTTGTTTTAACCGGTTTGCAAGTGGGTTGGCAGCAGGGTTCGTAACATGGTGGAGGAGGACACCGAGCCTGGCGTTGAGGTGACTGGTAGGAATCATCACTTGAGCGTGGTCTTGAGCTGCGTTTCTTTGGCTGACAGCAATCGTCATCAGGCTCGTCAGAAAACGCCGGGGACCTtactgtaggttttgatttcgGTTTTTCACAGCAATACACCTTTTTAGAACAGCGAGGCAGACAAGGGAAGCAAGCTGGAGCTTCACCGCGACACTTCACTGGAGCGCAGGGCACCATCAACATCGGTCTGACCGAGTAATCTTCACATTCTTCCTCCACGTAACAGCAATCCATGTTTTTATACTTTATACTATATTTCTTGATTTGTACTTTTCAATTTTgattcataatttaaaaatattacttaaaatttaGCAAGAATACTCCAAAACATGCAGTTTTTTGTATGTCAATTTTAAATGAAtgctttcattttttaaacagttccggattcagcaagtttttttttcttttatgccaGTATTCTTTTGTGcttttaataacataaaaacCTGTTTCGAGAAAAGTGATTATGGACAACCACTAGACAAAACTACAAATTCACAAAGAGCGCATCATAGCGCTTTGTGTGGTATTTGTATCAAGCCGTCTCTTAGAAAACAACGTTTTTgcgaataaataaacattacgtAGAAAAATTACCGTGGCAATGTGATGATTGCAAACTGCTTTattatccatactatccatactattccatacttacttattacttacttatatacttatatacttataatattataaatgcgaaagtaactctgtctgtctgtctgtctgtctgtctgttacgctttcacgcctaaaccgctgaaccgattttgatgaaatttggtacagagatagaatagactttgggaaagaacataggctatcttttatcgcgaaaaagaggctttaaggggttgaaataggggaagaaagtttatatggtggaagttcgtcgctgtcaaagataaaactatgaaacttggcatttaggcacttgataagaaataataagtctacatttgtttgagctttttagaaaattcgacctgtgaggggatgaaataggggatgaaagtttatgtggaaggtcgtcattatcgaagataaatcgatgaatctttattaaacttgccatttcggcacatgaaaagagataaatagatatttgttcgcacgttttttaaaattcttcctgtgagggggtgaaataggggatgaaactttatatggaagatcgtcattgtcgaatataattggacggttctttatgaaacttggcatttgagcacgtgctaagagataatacatatttgttcgcgcgtctttaaaaattcttcctgtgaggggtgaaataggggatgaaactttatatggaagatcgtcattgtcgaagataaatcgatgattctttatgaaacttggcattgggctacttataagaaataaatagatatttgttcaagcttttatgaaaattttacctgcgaggggatgttagcagaggggatgatgcagtgttagcagagccttctaagctcataggcgaaatgtacgcaatgtggggtcattttagatggcgtattcacatagacagtcagacatcaaaaattatgattttcagatttttcttatttattgtgcaataagagctacctttatgcaaaattccaagtttctaggacagccggaagtaccctataactttttctgttaaggcaataggtttggaaacacctttttaatgactgtagctttgattgccttgacttagaggtttgatagactgacggacggatagcaaagtaatcctataagggttccattttttcctttttaggtacggaaccctaaaaaacatttgctccggcgcttttcaaatttcaacctatttacttgaaaatatggggatgaaagttcttaaggaattccaaacaaattactacatataagtatatttatcggaaatatgtgtagctatgcttagtaagaatgccgtcttaattataatcctaccctcctaatttactataaaggacgtaaggtgtcaagagttcactatgagaaatagtccttttgtgttggcagggtagaatacacgtcgtattgctaaattgtggctatccgcaaaatatttatgttttaccaaagaacatcagGTGGATGgctggatggaagaacaaaaaaaaatagtttatatttagagcaatgtattaaattaaaataggttattttcggttAACCGTAGAAGttactatgtactattattggcagaataggtacttatcctaaataaattaaatacttcccaaaaattactattccacgcggacgaagtcgcgggcaaaagctagttatattataaaataaaactatctaTCATTTATTGatagttacaaaatgtatcgTGACTAATAAGGAAACAATAATTCATGATTATGCTAATATTGCCATACTAAAATTTTGTTTAGATGATAATGTATAGttaactttattaaataaagtccATTTACGGTGGTAGATACatagaataagaataaaataagaaacatttatttcataactcCTAACATAATCAATCATTGAACATTATATGTTTCAAATGGAATTTAaaggaaattaaatataattagccttgaaaaaaaaaaccctcagCTGTCGTAAGGCCACACATTAGTTTCCGCGGTGTACAAGCAAACCGGGAGCAAAATTCTAAAGCAAAGCTTTTGCAGGCACGCGCAAATATTTGCAGGCGCTTCCTTGTCGGCGACGACTCGAAAATGCAATTTTCCCAATGCAAATCGAACGCTCCAGACAGATTTAATGCCTTTTACTTGCCGATTCCGTTCATCACTTCCGCCGAGAATTCGAGATGACCACGTCCCAAGGGTATCTATCGATATTCGAATTTGGACAGTAGAGCACTTGGCGCTAGTCTTAGTTACCGTTTATTGGATTATTTTACTAGGCAAGGATATTATTAAGAGAGTGCCTAGACATTTTCTGAACTACTtctatactagctgttgccgtccgcgaattcgtttatcgctactcacgggaaccatgcaattttATGGGATAATAATTATTCTACGTCCTTCCTTAAATCGGttgagcggtttagacgtgaagaggaaaacaaacaaacaaacaaacaaaaagacttacaaattttcgcatttataatattagtgggattcctaaaataactataataattatattcacaCCCTTCAAGTGGGATTCGCGCACCGAAAGTTCCGTACCTATCAACATTGCAAAGCACTAAATATAACTCTTATGGAAAGTAAGTGATAAACCTAGTATAAAATAatgcaaattatattataatacggTAGTACTATGGTTGCCAGAATCCGTATCAATGCACTCGCTCTGCGTTTTGTTGATATTGCAAATCGCGGATGCAAACATTTTACTCAGCAAAATAGCAAACTCTCATGCGCCCGCCCCCTGCACTGCACTTTGCTTGCACCCCCATTGTCACGCGGGACTTGTTAAGTTGTTACAGGCATTAGCAAGTGGTTATAACCACGATATTGTTAATAGAACTTGCGTCTTTGCGATTTGTACTTGGAAGGTAGGTTAATTTAGAGCTTACTAAGGTTCGCTTCTAGAGTAAAAAATGTACATAATGTCGACAGCTTAAGACTGAAAAGaagtagatatttaaaaaaaaaccttgagtCTAAGATTTGCCCGAAAGTGAATTAAGAGTTAAgtatttttactaaataatgaaaattttgaGCAACAGTGTCACATTTCATCACTGCTATGTGAAAACCTcgtaagtaacaaaatttgcatATTTAGTCCATTTCTGTTACCTAAATGCGAACGTGCATTACAAAGTTTTCTCACGAATTGAAGTAAAACGAAGGcttttgtaaattttgttaCTACTTCTAAACCATTTTGCTACTCTTAAAATTgcctttaatttaattataactgtAACAAGATATTATTGAAACTATAAGCAAGCCGAAAACCCCGATCAACTGTTACGTCAATCCTGAGTCACGCCAACGAAGATCAAGAGATAAAGGACGTTTACAAACTCCCCTAGTAATATTATCAGAAGAAAAGGCGATTACTTCCAATCGACTTAATCCTTTCAGTCTGAACTGTGGTGTATTCGATACCCTTGTACCTCAGATATTTCCACTCAACTGGAGCACCAGAACACTGTGCGAGAGATAAATACCTTTAATGGGTGTATCTACATCTACGGATAAAGATACAGTGGATCCATGCCATTTTGATCCCGAAAATACTACACATTGTAGAGTAGAGTATATAGTATACTAGAGCCACTCTACGAGAGCCACTGCATAACACTGTTTTGCCGTATTTTTCTACCCTGAACTAAAATTCTGACTTTTCGCATTCGgacttcattttaatttacatcaAAAATCAATGGAGAAACTTATCTTTTGTTTTAAAGTACATAATATACTGCTTCCGAAGTGAATGTCCCATCTTGGCTCTGTTTGCTTGCTCTAATCTTTCAAATCCGAATTATTTTAAACCTTCACCTAATGCCCTTATTTAAAGACAGGTTATGTATTCCATGCGTAGAGTACCTATgctctgttattttttttaattccatttcACTGTAATTCCTCACCTTATCCCATTGCTTAAAGCCAATCCCGCAATTTTCTAAACATATTTTGGATATACCTACGAACGATCAATTAATTGTGATACCTAAAAGCTTGAAAGTAGACCAGTTATTCAGTGCCTTAATAGTTTGCCTCCTCTCTGCCCGTATTTGCTATTACCCAACCCATGCAAAAAGAACTGAGTAAATAtgattaaaagttaaaatattcgTACATAAAAAGGatgtacatacctactcgtGCCTATATTCGAGTGTCAGCTTAGGTATATGTCACTCACATAAGTAAGTAGCTATTCTATTTCCATAATTTACATAGGGAGCATCATTTCAATGAGTTATGTaaaatgaaaaaaggaaaatgtgtatgaatgtatatttatttatttatgaaggcTTTTGTCAAAGGCGGCCGGGTTCATCCGGGTGATTCATGACCTATTCCATAAAAAGGGTCCGTACGTATCTATATGAAGAGTTGTTGTAATAAATTCTTCCGTTTGTATTGAGAGCGTGGGACACGCGGTGACGCAGGTCTGATCTTGTATACTCTACTCGACCGTAATAAAGGCGATATTTGAATTAAATGtcatgtttatttacaatttacaagcccTGTACTCAACGTACTAAGCGATATGAATTGTATTCACAGTAAATTTAACACGTGAATTATTTTCGTTAAATCGTGATAAAATCTGTAAAAgcaattataaattaaacattaagaaATGTTAAAGTGTGTTGTAAAATATAGTAGTAAGTGTACTTaaagtcgaacaaactgaatcatgtaccttTGTGCTAGGTACTAAAGtaatgttgacatcccatacttctGTCAACGAAGTCATagagaaattgattattaaaaggttccaccccggtacatgaatcagtttgtttgactgtaggtaagtatgtagatCCGGCTACACAGTACACGAAGGTAGGTAAAACAGAGTCTTAATTACACGCTCGCACTAAGTACGTTAATAATGTACTAATTATATTCGGTAATCCTTTTCATCCGTACTTGAGATGTTCTCGGTAATCCTAAGGCGCTCCCATTAAGATTATGTTTGTTGTTCTATTTAACCCCAATCATTGCTATTAGTTGTGTTCGTAGGACTGATAACAACTTCGGCATAATACATATTAACACCGCTCTCTTCTCTTAATAGGCAAGAAACACACCTGCTGTGATTTCTTTTGAGCTGTAAGTGGTCATGGGTGCCCGTGATTTATTTGGAAATGTAAAGACGTAAATTGGTATTATTCAATACAGAACGGAAGCATTGCATATTAATATCTGCCTCGTACGTACTATAAGGTTACGATCACATGGCATCAAAAATAGGGAGgaaatatataaaatacgaCGGATATGGAAAACGATATCCACGGTATTGTAACGAGGGATGTCATTTGTCAATAAGGGTGAGATTTAGCGTTCCCTTTATAACACATCGTTCCCGCAACGACGACTCGCGGGGCTTCGTAATAACCTGAATAACCTGAGACTTTATACAGCATCCCGGCGCAGATATAACGAACTATTCAAAAGGAAATGACACCTCGGATTTTATGAAAGCGCCATATATTTCCACGTGGAGTTGTGGCACGATGCACAGTTGTTTAAACCTGCCGCCATTAAACTACCTAAATAGGGGCACCATTTAAATTAAACgggaaaatgatttttttttcatgtgccAGAATTTTGCTGAATAACATTAATAGGTACGAACGAAAATCAATTATCTTTCTTCTCTGAGACCATAGTACAAGACTACTACCGCAAAACCCGGATACAGCTTCCCCATACATAATCTACATATTTCacactataggtagagtcatatacgatgacgcgtgccgtgattcttattacaatgtaattAATGTCTACgagtaattttgacaaaatcacgcgtcttcgtggatggcacttggTATATTTGGTACCTATCACATGTCACATAAACCTAACTATCACCAAGCactatagtttatttattccaaGGCTGGATGTACCTACTAACTACTACCACTAAGTAGTAAACATTAAACAAACCAAACTACCGACATGTACTCTCGCCGTTTCTATTCAAAAAATAGCTTCAATTTTCGGACCGACTGTGCCGCAAGCTTCTTAATAAACATCTAAAACTTGGTTCATCATATTTGTTAAATCTTACAACATTACCAATAGAATCATGTTTACTGGTTAGGTAATAGAATTAGACCGAACCCGTAACAAAGGGGATGAAACGAAGTTAACTTGCTCATTAGTAGTTCGCCCCCTTCTGttattacctacctaattgtttttaattgttcCTAAGCATCCCAAagcaatttattgaattagacgttactttgcagaggtccatatcaatgaactataaacaattactttgctcacccgcgatgtTACGATAGCTACTTCTATAGAACAAATGTGTGCTCATGCAGCTCATCCACCTcctcactgtaagaacacactcaaataacacaaacccaactatcaccatcaccacactatactgacgcgtttcgaactcaacttgAGTTtacataaggtcgcgggtgggcaaaatCGTTTACTTTCATTTGCCctaatttcacttgccataccaacgtttgccataaaatatatagaaccgtgctgttttcagattctttttaaatgtcatcatatagaatgcagtaggttaggttaggttagtttaatatcaactctgaagaaattactatttcagaaataaataactttatggcaaatgaaaattatagagaacgatacattcgggcatatgaaaatcgggcaaatgaaattcgggcaagtaaaagTAAACGattttgcccacccgcgaccttatgtaAACTGTAGTTGAGTtcgaccacagttgaccatcagaGTGAACTCAATAACAAGTGTTTCACGGGTTAAATACAGTTGCTAAGTAAcatatgctcctcgtaatgcatatggtaaaacgggtggtgaagcaccagggctcctcaataatgaacgtttctgcatcggaaaaagcaatctttcgtaaaaggtgacgagcagttgatattaaactattgtatcttagattctttacactaaaaagagtgaaagaaaaataatttataacaaaagacagaaccgactacaaaaaaacatgaaaataattttctaccagtctgaagacggtcggtgcttcagcacgagccagcaggagtgattgaagcccaacatatagtgcgtaggtgaggtagatgactataggtccactcctggtGGCTCGTGCTggggcaccgaccgacttcagactgttagaaaattattttcatggttttttgtagtctgttcaattttaattttgttatattttttttattaagagagACCTTTAATTTATCTGACAATATGTGAATATAAGTTGATTTTGTAATACTCCCAGTTttcaaatttcatttgaaataaactaaaatacgaACGCATTTTAACGCAAATAAAAGCCAgctaataatttcattttataatttatttatattgccaATAATTTTTACcaataattcaaaaacatttacaaaacCACTCAAACTTCTCATTCGAACCCGAATGAGGCCATCCCTTACTGAGCCCGCGCAGAGTGACAGGAAACTTTAAATTGTCGATTTCGCAAAGTGAGGTCGCAATAAATTGTTTTAGTCGTCGTTGTCGCAAATATTCCGAGTTTATAACATGGCGCTACTCTCCAACGAGTTGGTACTCATGATATTTTCGGGAAAATACAACTCAATATTGTTTTTGctcaaaactttttaaattaaagtaatgGCCTCAGtcgtttatgaaataaaataggaATTTGAAATGAGTCAAACATTGATTTTTACATCAACTTACACATAATGCAAAAGAGTCAAGTGTCAAAGTTTGTCATTTTCATGTTTTCTCTCTTATTAGGTGAGTTACATAGAGACAAGTACGAAGATCTAAAATATACACGGTGACTCCTAACTCGTGAACAGAAATTTTAATTGTCTTACTGTGTCTACCTTTACTTTAAATATTTGTACTTATGTAATAAGTATGCAAAAAATTGTATATCTTGTTATAACTCATTCCATTTATTAGTTTTGAAACTACCGAGTCCCATAGTTACGTTACTTGACTCGTGACTTTGATTACATAAAAATCCTCGCACATTTGCGACTGATAGCGTAAGAACCTAAAACGAGCGGTATTGTCGTCCAACACTAATTCAAAACCATTTCCAAACTGTTAAATAGTGCAACGGTGGTATAGTGATAGATAACCACGTGCAGccatataaaagaaaatagagcGATATTTttaagtggctccgaagcggtaacgtttcgtgtgctctgcctaccccattttggGAATAcatgcgtgatgtttgtgtgtacaaTGAACTCTACATTTGCacgtaaattctttatttacaaataataccGTGTTATTATTTAAGGCAACGTCAAAAACAAG
Above is a window of Choristoneura fumiferana chromosome 18, NRCan_CFum_1, whole genome shotgun sequence DNA encoding:
- the LOC141438439 gene encoding uncharacterized protein isoform X1; its protein translation is MDCCYVEEECEDYSVRPMLMVPCAPVKCRGEAPACFPCLPRCSKKVYCCEKPKSKPTVRSPAFSDEPDDDCCQPKKRSSRPRSSDDSYQSPQRQARCPPPPCYEPCCQPTCKPVKTKYVIPCYRYEDGRITNQPTVLMRRACEVAIGKRPRKKPFVESCYRADADHQESRYISEDEQGNCCYHFEKKNFCPTKCPPQCPPPKSRCPNLSCMACQSSPDCQYQDYVVACPVDTGY
- the LOC141438439 gene encoding uncharacterized protein isoform X6; this translates as MDCCYVEEECEDYSVRPMLMVPCAPVKCRGEAPACFPCLPRCSKKVYCCEKPKSKPTVRSPAFSDEPDDDCCQPKKRSSRPRSSDDSYQSPQRQARCPPPPCYEPCCQPTCKPVKTKYVIPCYRYEDGRITNQPTVLMRRACEVAIGKRPRKKPFVESCYRADADHQESRYISEDEQVFYG
- the LOC141438439 gene encoding uncharacterized protein isoform X3, whose amino-acid sequence is MDCCYVEEECEDYSVRPMLMVPCAPVKCRGEAPACFPCLPRCSKKVYCCEKPKSKPTVRSPAFSDEPDDDCCQPKKRSSRPRSSDDSYQSPQRQARCPPPPCYEPCCQPTCKPVKTKYVIPCYRYEDGRITNQPTVLMRRACEVAIGKRPRKKPFVESCYRADADHQESRYISEDEQTTQLSRPVSQSNKTKIAGIRTKTAIK
- the LOC141438439 gene encoding uncharacterized protein isoform X2, which gives rise to MDCCYVEEECEDYSVRPMLMVPCAPVKCRGEAPACFPCLPRCSKKVYCCEKPKSKPTVRSPAFSDEPDDDCCQPKKRSSRPRSSDDSYQSPQRQARCPPPPCYEPCCQPTCKPVKTKYVIPCYRYEDGRIERYVPTRLGRLPKSAYQRNGIQDQIHGYRGAIRYLCAGEGPEGSYVYTAVDPLRKIYSRVTQEMLPITKRKKSKNDPCA
- the LOC141438439 gene encoding uncharacterized protein isoform X5; protein product: MDCCYVEEECEDYSVRPMLMVPCAPVKCRGEAPACFPCLPRCSKKVYCCEKPKSKPTVRSPAFSDEPDDDCCQPKKRSSRPRSSDDSYQSPQRQARCPPPPCYEPCCQPTCKPVKTKYVIPCYRYEDGRITNQPTVLMRRACEVAIGKRPRKKPFVESCYRADADHQESRYISEDEQVFYDNTTV
- the LOC141438439 gene encoding uncharacterized protein isoform X4; the encoded protein is MDCCYVEEECEDYSVRPMLMVPCAPVKCRGEAPACFPCLPRCSKKVYCCEKPKSKPTVRSPAFSDEPDDDCCQPKKRSSRPRSSDDSYQSPQRQARCPPPPCYEPCCQPTCKPVKTKYVIPCYRYEDGRIVWPLPSSALKRNGLQDQDFKSGGVAFIRKCWHDAWCGDYPRAIPIKPMKKLPVKVVFKKR